The Flavobacterium psychrotrophum region GCAGGATTGCCACCGACTACAGCGATCACGCAGGAAGGCTTACTCGCAGCGGTACTCAACGAGAGGCGTGCGGAATTATTTACCGAATTCGGCCATCGTTTTTTTGACCTCAGGCGTTTCGGGCAACTGGATGCCGTGCTTGCACCGGCAAAGAACGGCTGGACCGCGAATGATGCGCTCTTCCCCTTGCCGGATGCCGAGCTGAACCTGAATCCCAACCTTCTGCCGCAAAACACCGGGTACTGATGAAACTAGTAAAGATCAAAAAAATACGGCACGTGGTCATTGCAGGCCTGATTTCCGCCTGCCCTTTAATGGGGCAGGTACCAAAAAAGGCAGTAACCACGGCCGATTATCCGCTTTGGGGTACGCTGGCCGGCACGGCACTTTCACCTAACGGTCGCTTTGCCAGCTACTCCATGGAGTACAAACAGGGTCCCGATACCCTCTTTGTAAAAGCAGTAGATAATGGGCGCACTTTCACATTTGCCGGCGGCAGGGAGGGCCATTTTGTGGGTGAACAGCATTTTGCCTGCATCGTTAATGACAGCATTTTTGTAGTACAGGACCTTAAAAAGGACACGCGCAGCACCGTTAAGGGCGTTTCGGAATATCAGGTCGGGAACGGCACGACCCTGTTACTGTTTGGCAGGGACAATGGGAATGGCAGCCTGTTGAACGTGCTTCACGCTGATGGTACGGTACTGAAAACACTGCCCGGCATTACCTCGTGGAATTTTAATCCCCAAGCCGCATCCCTTTTGTATTGCAGCCTTGGGAAAGAAAATACTGTCGGGATAATAAAGCTTGATAACGGCTTTACAGAAGAACTACTTATGCACAGCGACAGCCTGCAGTTCCTGAACCCGGTGTGGCATGGGGCGGGAAAAGCGGTCGCCTTTGTCGGGAGGCCCAAAGGGAAGGCTGAAGGAACAGGCGACCGACTGTATTACCGTGCGATGGATGACAGGCAACTTCATTGCCTTGACCCTACCCTGCATCCTGGCTGGCCGAAGGGACATATCCTGGCAAGCCTGTTTCGGGACAACCTGGTTATTGCCGGGGATGGCAGGAGGGTATTCTTCTACACAAGGGATCACAGTACCGACAGTACAACTGGACAAATTCCGGCTGTGCGCGTTTGGAACACGGCTGATAAATTCTTACAGGCACACGCTGAGCGCTATGGAAGTTACCAAACTTGGCCGAGGCTGGCAATGTGGACACCGGGTTCGGATAAATTTCAAAACATTGCTACGCCTACTGAACAAAATGCGCAACTTAACGGTACGCAATCCCATGCCATTACTTTCAACCCTATTGATAACGCCCCCGGTAGCAAACAGCAGCCTGACAGGGATTGCTGTATTACAGACCTGTCCACAGGAAAAAAAGGACTTTTCCTGAAAAACCTGCCCGATTATAACGCCCTGTACATGTCCCCCGATGGCAAACATATTGCCTATTTCCTCGGGCAGGATTGGTGGGTGTATAGTATTCCGGAAAACCAACACCGCAACCTGACGAAAAACATAGCTACTCATTTCGCGGACGCTTCAGAGAGCCGGCCGGGGATATTCCCCCATATGGCTTTGCGGGTTGGATAGATGGGAAGGAAGGCGTATTGCTGTATGACCGGTTCGATGTATGGCAGGTGGCCGCTGACGGCGCAGCAGCAGCCCGGCTTACCAACGGGAAGGAATACAATAGAGTGTACCGGTTCAACCGTTGGGAATTCAGCCAGGGACAGGGCTTTAGTGGAAGTGGGCCTGTGATTGATACCGCTCGGACATTACTATTGGAAGCAAGGGATATCGATTACCAGGCTTCAGGTTTTTTTAGCTGGCACAATAATAAGCTTCAGGAAATTGTCTATGGATCCTTCCACGCTGCTGCTCTTATAAAAGCGTCAAACAAAGAAACCTATGGGTATACGGTTGAAGATTACGACCGACCGCCTGCGTTACATATAAAGAAAGACAATAAAGAAGAAAGGGTAATCGTACAGGGTAATCCACAACAGGACCGTTTTTTATGGGGAAGGTCAGAATTGGTAAGCTATACTGGCCGCCATGGTGAAAAACTAAAGGGAATTCTTTTTTACCCTGCCGGTTATGATCCTGGGAAACAATACCCCATGGTCGTACACATTTATGAAAGGCAGTTAGCGCAGCAGCATAGGTATACAAATCCCTCCCTTTTGAATGCATCCGGTTTCAATAAAACAAATTTTACCACAAGTGGCTATTTTGTACTGTATCCTGATATCGCATATACAATATGGGAGCCGGGAATCTCAGCGCTTGACTGCGTAACAGCAGCTGTGTATGCCGCAGAACAAAACGCTTCTATAGACGAGGGGCGTATCGGGCTGATCGGTCATTCCTTTGGGGGTACGAAACCAATTTCATCATTACCCAAACCGATATTTTCCACGCAGCGGTATCCGGAAATGGGGTTTCAGACCTAAGCTCATCCTACCTTTCTGTCGGATGGAGTTATGCCCTGCCCAACTATTGGCGCTTTGAGCACGACCAGTGCCGTATGGGTTACATCTTCAACAACTGGGAACACTACGACCGGAATTCAGCGGTTCGTTTTGCGGATAAGGTAACGACGCCCTTGCTTAGCTGGATCGGCGAGAATGATGACCAGGTCAACCCGTTCCAAAGCTACGAGTTCCACATCGCGTTACGGCGGTTGGGTAAAAGGGGGTTACTAATAACATATCCCGGCGAAGGCCATGTTATCATTGATCCTTATAAGCAAAAGGATTTGTCAATTAAGGTTATGGAGTGGTTTGACCATTACCTTAAGGACAAGCCGGAACCGGGATGGTGCAAACCAAATTAAAAAAGTGCAGCCCGTAAACCTACGGGCTGCACCATTTTTATACCTGCGCCTTAATTTATTTTATAAAGCGGTACGCTACACGTTGTAGCTGCAGGGGTTGCTTTACCCCATAGCCTTACGGAACCTAACGTACAGATATCACCCTCTTCGGTACGGCACATGATCTCACTGTGACAGGGGTCCGCAGCTGACACGAAACGATAGCCCTGCTGGTTAGCGAACGCATCTGCCTTACCCATTGAGGTGGTCACAAAAGCTCCGGCAGAGCCTAAGACTGCAACTGCAAGCGGCAGCATCAGTCGTTTAAACGGGTTTGTTTTCATAATAAAAAAATTTAAGTGTTGTTGATCTACTCTGTTACAGGTTTTCGATCGTACCCTGGTACCGGCCGGTATATTTTAAGGCTGGCTTGCCGAGGCGGCGCGGCTTTGGGCCAAGTGCTCGCGAAGCCTATAGCAATCCAGCTGGTTATTGATCAATGCATACAGTTTTCCTTCCACAACAAACATGGAGCGCATCTTTTTCCCACCGGCATCCGCCACGGTAAAACTGGAGCGGTACGTGCGGCTGGCCACATCATAAACGTCAACGATGCTGGAGGTTTTCCAGAGGTCATCATCTTCATAGCGACCCGGAAGCAGGGAGTTGACGAACAGTAAGCCATTGAAGTAGGCACTGCTTTTATTTACGATCAGGGGTGGCTTCGAAAATGTTTTTTTCTTATGTCCGGACACTTCAATGATTTCAATTTGTGCCGTACTGATGGTATCGATAGTGTTGCCCCTGTAAAGGACTTTTGCCTGGTCGTTGGCAAGGATGTACTGGTTACGGTACCGATAGACATACAACAGCCGTTTCTTCTCTGTATCGGTATGAAGGCTGCCATCGGTATCGAAAATACCGTCAAATTGCTTTTGCAATACCGCTGGCCCATAGGTAACATCGGTAGTATCAGAAAGGTTTACTATCCCGATAAGGCTTTCGCCATTATCTTTTACATACCGTAAGGCAAGATGTTCGGGGTCAAGGGGCTCCAGCTGGGAAAAATAATGCCCCCCTTGAAGGATTCGCTTCGCTTTCCATACCTTGGTGGTGCCCCGGTAAATATAGGGGGCACTTCCTTCATAAACATAGAACTGGTTACCATCAACACGGATCCGGGGTGACTGGAACGGCAGGTCCTTTTCAATCAATTCAATATGATGGACAGTCCTTTTTTTAAGGCCGGCATCCCATGCCATGACCTGCAGTGGCGCTGTAGTATTGC contains the following coding sequences:
- a CDS encoding RagB/SusD family nutrient uptake outer membrane protein: MYLIRAEARLRAGDLIGGKEDLDIIRAKAGLPPTTAITQEGLLAAVLNERRAELFTEFGHRFFDLRRFGQLDAVLAPAKNGWTANDALFPLPDAELNLNPNLLPQNTGY
- a CDS encoding alpha/beta hydrolase family protein, with protein sequence MFHAAVSGNGVSDLSSSYLSVGWSYALPNYWRFEHDQCRMGYIFNNWEHYDRNSAVRFADKVTTPLLSWIGENDDQVNPFQSYEFHIALRRLGKRGLLITYPGEGHVIIDPYKQKDLSIKVMEWFDHYLKDKPEPGWCKPN
- a CDS encoding alpha/beta hydrolase family protein, which translates into the protein MLYDRFDVWQVAADGAAAARLTNGKEYNRVYRFNRWEFSQGQGFSGSGPVIDTARTLLLEARDIDYQASGFFSWHNNKLQEIVYGSFHAAALIKASNKETYGYTVEDYDRPPALHIKKDNKEERVIVQGNPQQDRFLWGRSELVSYTGRHGEKLKGILFYPAGYDPGKQYPMVVHIYERQLAQQHRYTNPSLLNASGFNKTNFTTSGYFVLYPDIAYTIWEPGISALDCVTAAVYAAEQNASIDEGRIGLIGHSFGGTKPISSLPKPIFSTQRYPEMGFQT